A window of the Deltaproteobacteria bacterium genome harbors these coding sequences:
- a CDS encoding HNH endonuclease: MHQSDEKHRKIEREKARALRKTRWWQDKLAAGVCHFCDETFEKDELSMDHVVAVSRGGKSVRGNVVVACKDCNNKKSYKTPVEMILESLKNDDNET; this comes from the coding sequence ATGCATCAGTCCGACGAAAAACACCGTAAAATTGAACGAGAAAAAGCCCGTGCTTTGCGTAAAACACGTTGGTGGCAGGATAAGCTCGCGGCCGGAGTCTGTCACTTTTGTGATGAGACGTTCGAGAAGGACGAGCTTTCGATGGACCATGTGGTGGCAGTATCTCGTGGCGGGAAGAGCGTCCGAGGTAACGTGGTGGTTGCCTGTAAAGACTGCAACAACAAGAAGTCTTATAAGACTCCGGTAGAAATGATCTTGGAAAGTTTGAAGAACGACGACAATGAAACCTAA